A genome region from Megalobrama amblycephala isolate DHTTF-2021 linkage group LG18, ASM1881202v1, whole genome shotgun sequence includes the following:
- the ompb gene encoding olfactory marker protein b: MSLELTFNPDMQLTEMMRLRAQSLQQRGQKRQDGERLLRTNEQVYRLDFTEQALHFTRWNIRISTPGRINIIATSQLWTPDLTHLMTRQLLEPTGLFWKSADDDVIQCYEADAQEFGERIAELAKVRKVMYFLFAFEDGLTPESIECSIEFQTSE, from the coding sequence ATGTCTCTTGAGTTGACATTCAACCCTGACATGCAGCTGACAGAGATGATGCGTCTGCGTGCACAGTCTCTGCAGCAGCGGGGCCAGAAACGCCAGGATGGAGAGCGTCTACTGAGGACCAACGAGCAGGTCTACCGCCTGGACTTCACCGAACAGGCCCTGCATTTCACCCGCTGGAACATCCGCATCTCCACCCCTGGCCGCATCAACATCATTGCCACCTCCCAACTCTGGACGCCCGACCTCACCCATCTCATGACCCGCCAGCTCCTCGAACCAACAGGTCTCTTCTGGAAAAGCGCAGACGATGATGTCATCCAATGCTACGAGGCTGACGCCCAGGAGTTCGGCGAGAGGATAGCCGAGCTGGCCAAGGTCCGCAAGGTGATGTATTTTCTGTTCGCCTTTGAAGACGGCTTGACTCCGGAGAGCATCGAGTGCTCCATTGAATTCCAGACCTCCGAGTGA